A single window of Dermacentor albipictus isolate Rhodes 1998 colony chromosome 1, USDA_Dalb.pri_finalv2, whole genome shotgun sequence DNA harbors:
- the LOC139055937 gene encoding uncharacterized protein — protein MERLQRKQAALRQAIDTTIAAASTLLQATEAPTGELEEHLDILLEQAEELKAVNGATEKKVDLQELDTVLTECAAYSLRICTLKTRIKRALRGHRFWNQFESTIHKSPALHPIDKFQYLTSYLTGKAAAAIDGLPLSDRNYEIAVKTLVERFGKDDVIIEEHMSRLLNIRPVHNILDTEWLRTLYDEVQTGVRSLEALGVASSTYGVLLMTVLRKNIPNELCLGYCRQKTTSAVVPGDDLENFLSYLKTEVESRERAECGTRQQLSTDRLSHPIRKDIPENKASASVLTAVMKAETQCKLCEASSHSTADCEVDLTADQKRRIVQRERLCFRCAKAGHRAYECRTARWLKCKRCSGRHVAALCNLNRPPATGKSEEKTVLTETIVQSSLQVEGTKKRTRVLLQTAQAWVQGREKRAMVRLMIDGGSQRTFVKKEVSQTMGLRVMGEETLKIMTFGSDKPPSGMKCRRVELWLRSRHKERKIRVEALEIPEICCDIVPAPEASTVNYLEEQGLKLADSTQEGAEIGLLLGSDFYWEVTTGSVRRLDSGLVAVETIFGWTLQGTTHTTESTATYVSTVGVLRVAVIGEEDQGDTAAQLKSFWQLEHIGIVDKGEADVEDNQVLREFRENVSRNNCRYQVSLPWKENAGDLADNKATAFSRLRPLTTKFVSNRVQEIQALTDPAVWKHCPGRENPADLLTRGMLPSPLVVNESCWTGPKWLKGVQTYDAMPSHVPEAECCTEELRKVRVLNTVTMVDKMPLMDFAHKSSMTRVPRVTAWVMRFLHNARNASEKRRGSLSAEELAQAESYWLKVSQRETFEKDIHSLISSGTLIPKSAIAGPTPFIDSDGLLRVGECP, from the exons ATGGAGCGACTACAAAGGAAGCAAGCGGCCCTGCGACAAGCCATCGACACTACCATCGCAGCGGCCAGCACCTTACTTCAAGCGACAGAAGCACCAACCGGTGAGCTTGAAGAACATTTGGACATCCTTCTCGAGCAAGCTGAAGAGCTTAAAGCAGTCAACGGCGCCACAGAAAAGAAAGTTGACCTACAGGAGCTCGACACCGTATTAACAGAGTGCGCTGCGTACAGCTTGAGAATTTGCACCTTGAAAACAAGGATAAAAAGGGCACTGAGAG GGCACAGATTCTGGAATCAGTTCGAGTCTACCATCCATAAGAGTCCAGCTCTACATCCAATTGACAAGTTTCAGTACTTGACGAGCTATCTCACCGGCAAAGCAGCAGCCGCTATTGACGGGCTACCACTCAGTGACCGAAATTATGAAATTGCAGTGAAGACACTGGTCGAAAGATTCGGAAAGGACGACGTTATCATTGAAGAACATATGTCGAGGTTGCTCAACATCCGACCTGTCCATAACATCCTCGACACCGAGTGGCTGCGGACCCTTTATGATGAGGTACAGACGGGGGTTCGGAGCCTCGAGGCATTGGGTGTGGCGTCGAGCACTTATGGAGTGCTTTTAATGACAGTCCTACGGAAGAACATCCCGAATGAGCTTTGCCTCGGTTACTGTAGACAGAAGACAACATCTGCAGTCGTGCCAGGAGATGACCTTGAAAATTTCCTCAGTTAcctcaagaccgaagtagaaAGTCGAGAGAGAGCCGAATGTGGAACCCGTCAACAGCTGAGCACCGACAGGCTGAGTCACCCGATCCGTAAGGATATTCCTGAAAACAAGGCGTCCGCGTCGGTTTTAACTGCCGTCATGAAAGCTGAAACACAGTGCAAATTATGCGAAGCGAGCAGCCACTCAACCGCCGACTGTGAAGTTGATTTGACTGCGGATCAGAAGAGGAGAATTGTGCAGCGGGAAAGACTCTGCTTTAGGTGCGCCAAGGCAGGTCATCGAGCATACGAATGCCGCACCGCAAGATGGCTTAAATGTAAGAGATGTTCCGGCCGGCACGTTGCAGCCCTGTGTAACCTGAATCGACCACCAGCAACAGGAAAGTCGGAAGAGAAGACTGTACTCACTGAGACAATCGTACAGTCTTCGCTGCAAGTCGAAGGCACCAAGAAGAGAACCCGTGTCCTTCTGCAGACGGCTCAAGCGTGGGTTCAGGGTAGGGAGAAGCGAGCGATGGTCAGGCTGATGATTGACGGCGGAAGTCAGCGCACCTTTGTCAAGAAAGAGGTTTCACAGACGATGGGACTGCGTGTGATGGGAGAGGAGACcctgaaaataatgacatttggCAGCGACAAGCCGCCTTCAGGAATGAAGTGCCGCCGAGTGGAGTTATGGCTGCGCAGTCGACACAAGGAAAGAAAGATCCGCGTTGAAGCGCTCGAGATCCCAGAAATCTGCTGCGACATTGTGCCAGCACCTGAAGCTTCCACCGTCAACTACCTTGAAGAGCAAGGCCTCAAACTCGCCGACAGTACGCAAGAAGGAGCAGAGATAGGGCTGCTGCTGGGATCCGATTTTTACTGGGAGGTCACAACCGGTAGTGTTAGGCGCCTGGACAGCGGTCTCGTAGCCGTGGAGACCATTTTTGGCTGGACCCTGCAGGGGACAACGCACACCACAGAATCAACAGCAACGTACGTGTCCACTGTGGGAGTGTTGCGCGTAGCTGTCATCGGCGAGGAAGACCAAGGCGACACTGCTGCTCAACTGAAATCGTTTTGGCAGCTCGAGCACATTGGCATTGTCGACAAAGGAGAGGCGGACGTGGAAGACAACCAAGTTTTGCGGGAATTTCGGGAGAACGTCTCCAGGAACAACTGCCGATATCAAGTTTCCCTTCCCTGGAAAGAGAATGCTGGCGATTTGGCAGACAACAAAGCCACGGCTTTCAGTAGGCTCAGGCCGTTGACGACAAAATTTGTGAGCAACAGAGTACAGGAGATACAAGCTCTAACTGATCCCGCTGTTTGGAAACATTGCCCGGGGAGAGAAAATCCAGCAGATCTGTTGACACGGGGCATGCTGCCCTCCCCTTTGGTTGTCAACGAGAGCTGCTGGACGGGACCGAAATGGCTAAAAGGTGTTCAAACGTACGACGCGATGCCTTCACACGTCCCTGAAGCTGAATGTTGCACCGAAGAGCTCCGGAAAGTTCGCGTGCTGAACACCGTGACGATGGTAGACAAAATGCCTCTCATGGATTTTGCGCACAAGAGCTCAATGACACGGGTACCCCGTGTCACCGCATGGGTTATGCGCTTTCTTCATAACGCACGGAACGCGTCAGAGAAGCGAAGGGGAAGCCTGTCAGCGGAagagttagcacaggccgagagTTACTGGCTGAAAGTATCACAAAGAGAAACCTTTGAGAAGGACATCCATTCTCTAATCTCTTCCGGGACACTTATTCCTAAGTCCGCCATCGCGGGTCCGACTCCATTCATCGACAGCGACGGCCTATTGAGAGTTGGAG